The Alnus glutinosa chromosome 3, dhAlnGlut1.1, whole genome shotgun sequence nucleotide sequence CTTGAACAGTCTGCGCTGGTCACTCTTGGCAAAGAATTTCCCATTCCAATCTTCCCAGTAGGCCCATTTCACAAGCACTGTTCAGCCTCTTCTTCAAGTAGCTTTTTAACCCAAGACCAGAATTCCATTTCCTGGCTAGACAAACAAGCACCTAAATCCGTAATCTATGCAAGCTTTGGGAGCATAGCAGCCTTGAATGAAGCTGAGTTTTTGGAGATAGCTTGGGGCCTAGCCAACAGCAAGCAGCCCTTCTTGTGGGTGGTTCGACCTGGATTAGTCCGTGGCTCGGAATGGCTTGAACCATTGCCAAGTGGGTTCCTAGAGACTTTGAATGGAAGGGGCCACATTATCAAATGGGCTCCCCAGCAGGATGTGCTAGCCCATCCTGCTGTGGGTGCATTTTGGACTCACAACGGTTGGAATTCAACATTGGAGAGCATTTGTGAGGGGGTTCCCATGATTTGTATGCCTTGTTTCGGTGACCAAAAGGTGAATTCTAAGTACGTTAGCCATGTTTGGAAGGTTGGGCTGCAGCTGGAGAGTGGGCTGAAGAGAGAGGAGATAGAGGGGACTATTAGAAGACTAATGGTGGAGAAAGAAGGGGAGGACATTAGAGACAGAATTTCAGAGTTAAAGGAGAAGGCAAATCTTTGCTTGCAACAAGGTGGCACCTCACGCCAATCCTTGGATAGCTTGGTTAGTCACATATCCAAATTAGAATTATTCACCTTCAAATCTCAGTGAAACCCTCTCGGGCTCTCGGCCATATAATTGTGGACTTCgttttctttaaattggattgaaaattttctttcaatgtacgttataaaattgtcatgtatTTCTAAACATttgagaaacacatttttttaataaaattttctctagctttattaatgctattagaAAAAGATGCTTATCGATCACATGCTTGATTAACagataattgataattttatgGAGTGAATTGGAAGAAATTCTTGCAACCTAGTTTGGTGGAAACTTTTGTCCTATAGTTGAGGCTTTTTTAAGGGCTTAATAAGCTTAGTTATAGAGTTGCACTTTGTGGTCTTATGACTCTTAATTATGTTATGCTTATAAGTATTGGCATTTATGAACAAAATTTTCATTCCAATGTAATCTCAATATGCTTGAATCAGAGTACTGCTTGATAGAATTGTAATCCTTTTGACAAGGAAAGACATATTTATTCCATTTATATAAtgtttttgaattaattaattcagCCACCCAGTAAATGAAAGGCTATGATCGATACacatttgggtttttttttttaacagaaaaaaactgtacaattataaaaataaataatttcaaaagacGTACTAATATGAggttttgctttcaaaagcagaaaaacacTTATAAGAAGTCGGCCCTAGAGTTTACTCCCCAAAAAATAGATTTGAGAGGAGGAAGAAGGGGTTATTTCTCACGGcgggtttaaataaatttttctaatatatttggCTACCATTATCTTAGATGTAATTTGCTCGGAGTAGATATGCTCTTTAATTATTTGTGTACATGGGTTaacggaagatgaaagtcatagatatcaCTTTcttgtaagaattttatttgtacgtatctatgactatgtaatcTCATAATACCATATGGCTATGATTTTACAAAACTTTATGATCgtgattttttattaatgaaatacttagatctttcattaaataaaaataaaaaagacgtAATAATAGAGCCGTAAGAGTTTTCTTGCAAACGTTCAATCTAGTCATTCAATTGGCATCTGTCTTTAGAACATATGATTTTTATACgcattttaaaaatgcacgtgagaatcacatgctctAAGAATAGATGTCACATGCTCTATTAATATTATTGTAATTGTATGTAAAAATCACGTGTTCTAAAGAcgtatattaatttaatagactatgTTGTGATAATTAATTTCCTCTCAtacaatttgaaagaaaactttatccCTTAATTTGCACATGAATTTTATCGCCTTATTATCTACcatatctttttatatttatcaatTCAGCAATATTTATGGGCTCTTAGCACAGTTTTAGAAGAATCAAGGAAAATTTAAGTGGATGATGAGCTGTATTTTCCTCCAGCATTTGCAGATTGAGATCAATTTGAAAATTGTCAAGAAGTGTGccaataaaaagtaaaaacacccaaaaagaaCATTTATCCTCCATATTGCATGCctataaaaattattgatacTGTTACAACTTATTTAGCACCTGAACTTCTAATATAAAAGGAGTATAAATATCACAAGCAACcagaaaaagtacaattttgcctctcaaataaaatcaattgaATCCCCTCAAGTTCATTTGAATCGAAAATGATCCAAATGCTGCTTGAGCTCACAAACATTCTCTATATATACTAGAGGCTTTTCCATCACCGTTATTACCGTAGATAAATggggtgcatttttttttaaaaaaaacatgattttaaatattaaactgcaattttataGGGTAAAACGTAATTTTATTAAacacttaattgtttttttaaaaatcacattttcattaaatatgttttaagattcatattttttaattcgcATTTTTTGAAAACTCTGAACAAACGAAAAAACCATTAGACTGCTATATTACACATTTGTAGAAGCCGATAACAGGAAGTGCAAGCTGTATTTTTACCATTTTATATTAGTGACTCAAATGACAATGTCCTCCCAAacctcaataaaaaaaaaaaaaaaaaaaaaattaaaaaaaaaaataaaattaaaactaaataaaaaaaattaaaaagaaatacattaaaaaccaactgtgaccaaatttaaaaattaaaagaaaattaaattttttgtttttaagaaattaaaatttttcatttttttaataaaaattttcgtttaaaaaaactgaaaattaattaatttttttaatttataggaatttttttttattgaaaaaaattgtaaaatcatttttgtctttttattaacctAGCTTGAGAGTatattgatgatgttttgatcaTTTTGATGGACATTGTCttaattaaaagtttaaaaaatattatcaattttgtAGTTGTTTAAAGAAGTATGGAgagtttttccaaaaatataatatatatatatatatatataagacatgaAGATCACATGGTAGTGATGGTACCATGCACGTGAATCTGAAACATCTTTATTATCTTTGTCTACACGCctacatacatatatatctcGATTGGTCCCTGACCATGTCAGGTTCATCAACTATTGTCTCTAATGGTTAAAGAAAATAGCTTACTTAatttgaatataatatatagtaaGAGATCGAAGACATGCATTTTGAGTCTTGTACATCTTTGTCATGTAATTGCCTTAAGCTTTTCAGCAATATATTGTAGCAGATGCTACCtgtt carries:
- the LOC133864483 gene encoding UDP-glycosyltransferase 76B1-like, with protein sequence MKKRNVMEKKIGTEMEQRKGRRLVLFPLPLQGHINPMLQLADILHSKGFSITIIHTNFNSPNPSHYPNFTFHSIPDGLSESEASASDPVLLLKLLNAKCLEPFRDCLVKLLSDVSEEPISCLISDAIFYFTRAVADSLKLPRIVLRTGGVSSFVIFAAFPLLRERGYLPIQDSQLEKPVEELPPLKVKDLPVVNADDPEAFYEVVAGLVNETKASSGVIWNSYEDLEQSALVTLGKEFPIPIFPVGPFHKHCSASSSSSFLTQDQNSISWLDKQAPKSVIYASFGSIAALNEAEFLEIAWGLANSKQPFLWVVRPGLVRGSEWLEPLPSGFLETLNGRGHIIKWAPQQDVLAHPAVGAFWTHNGWNSTLESICEGVPMICMPCFGDQKVNSKYVSHVWKVGLQLESGLKREEIEGTIRRLMVEKEGEDIRDRISELKEKANLCLQQGGTSRQSLDSLVSHISKLELFTFKSQ